One genomic window of Moorella glycerini includes the following:
- a CDS encoding HD domain-containing phosphohydrolase: MEKRPKILVVDDEEMNLVLMEAMLAPLGYEVLTAKDGEGALAKVARENPDLILLDVMMPRLDGFTICRMLKDDETTRFIPVIMVTALDQLEDRVRGLNAGADDFLSKPFNELELTTRVRSLLRVKHLNDQLRYAHQHINYITRHVEGLLGSFDPLQFKLETARKELLQQLLGLKERAPEAVLVATVSGPESWEGWLYRRQGGTIHSEAVAFALPEDSPAGELLLRAGREGVFGNREDEKGEAVFTFVKTSLPAGPGPWYNYAGYYHHPFLVVAFNYPAGVTAYELDVLRNLLTYSQFLQLVGGQIREKEEAFHYTIKALARAAEANDEDTGNHITRVGIFARELARDLGCAENFCREIALAAQMHDVGKVHIHPDILRKPDRLTPAEWRIMQQHTIYGARILGDALHLKMAREVALHHHEKWDGSGYPAGLKGEEISLAGRIVALADIYDALRNKRSYKPAFSHEEACQIIIIGDGRVRPEHFDPAVLATFQRVASHLEEIYEILKD; encoded by the coding sequence GTGGAGAAGAGGCCCAAAATCCTGGTCGTTGACGACGAAGAGATGAACCTGGTCTTAATGGAGGCCATGCTGGCGCCGTTGGGGTATGAAGTTTTAACGGCAAAGGACGGCGAGGGCGCCCTGGCCAAGGTCGCCCGGGAAAACCCCGACCTGATACTCCTGGATGTGATGATGCCCCGTCTGGACGGGTTCACCATTTGCCGGATGCTAAAGGATGATGAGACCACGCGCTTTATACCCGTTATCATGGTCACCGCCCTGGATCAGCTAGAAGACCGGGTGCGGGGCCTGAATGCCGGGGCCGACGACTTTTTGAGCAAACCTTTCAATGAGTTAGAACTGACGACCCGCGTGCGGTCATTATTACGGGTCAAGCATTTAAACGACCAGCTCCGCTATGCTCACCAGCATATCAACTATATAACCCGCCATGTGGAAGGCCTCCTCGGGAGTTTTGATCCCCTCCAGTTTAAACTGGAAACAGCCAGGAAGGAATTATTACAGCAATTGCTTGGCTTAAAGGAAAGGGCGCCGGAGGCAGTTCTGGTAGCCACGGTGAGCGGGCCGGAGAGCTGGGAGGGGTGGCTTTATCGCCGTCAGGGCGGCACTATCCATAGTGAGGCCGTGGCTTTCGCTCTGCCCGAAGATTCTCCCGCCGGGGAGCTCCTCCTCCGGGCAGGAAGGGAAGGCGTTTTTGGCAACCGGGAGGACGAGAAGGGAGAAGCCGTCTTCACTTTTGTGAAGACCAGTTTGCCGGCTGGCCCTGGTCCCTGGTACAATTACGCCGGCTATTATCATCATCCCTTCCTGGTAGTGGCCTTTAACTATCCCGCCGGGGTGACGGCCTATGAACTGGACGTCCTGCGCAACCTCCTTACCTACAGCCAGTTTTTGCAACTGGTAGGCGGGCAAATAAGGGAAAAGGAAGAAGCCTTTCATTATACCATTAAAGCCCTGGCCCGGGCCGCCGAGGCCAACGACGAAGACACCGGCAATCACATCACCAGGGTGGGGATTTTTGCCCGGGAATTGGCCCGGGACCTTGGCTGTGCGGAAAACTTTTGCCGGGAGATTGCCCTGGCAGCCCAGATGCATGATGTAGGGAAGGTTCACATCCATCCGGACATTTTACGAAAACCCGACCGGTTAACACCTGCTGAATGGCGAATAATGCAGCAGCATACGATCTATGGCGCCAGGATCCTTGGCGATGCCTTGCACTTAAAAATGGCCCGGGAGGTGGCCCTGCATCACCATGAGAAATGGGACGGCAGCGGCTATCCCGCGGGGCTAAAGGGTGAAGAGATTTCCCTGGCGGGGAGGATTGTCGCCCTGGCTGACATTTATGACGCCTTGAGAAATAAGCGCAGTTATAAGCCGGCCTTTTCCCACGAAGAAGCCTGCCAGATAATCATTATCGGCGACGGGCGGGTCCGGCCAGAGCATTTTGACCCGGCGGTTTTAGCGACTTTCCAACGGGTTGCCTCCCACCTTGAGGAAATCTATGAAATCTTAAAGGATTGA
- a CDS encoding response regulator: MAAQILVVEDNEANRVLLRDILAINGYEVLEAANGEEGVRLARERRPHLILMDIQLPRLDGISATKILKNDPLTRDIPVIAVSSYAYEREKEFFRAAGGNAYLTKPIDIDAILQALTSFLGGEKAGGEEAQNPGR; this comes from the coding sequence ATGGCGGCGCAAATCTTGGTAGTAGAAGATAATGAAGCCAACCGCGTTTTGCTGCGAGACATTCTGGCTATTAACGGGTATGAGGTTTTAGAAGCGGCCAATGGAGAAGAAGGTGTCCGCCTGGCGCGCGAGCGGCGCCCACACTTGATCCTCATGGATATTCAGTTGCCCCGCCTGGACGGCATCAGCGCCACTAAAATCCTGAAAAATGATCCCTTGACCCGGGATATTCCTGTTATTGCCGTCAGTTCTTATGCCTATGAAAGGGAGAAGGAGTTTTTCCGGGCCGCCGGGGGTAATGCCTACCTGACCAAACCGATTGATATTGACGCTATCTTACAGGCTTTAACCAGCTTTCTGGGAGGAGAAAAAGCGGGTGGAGAAGAGGCCCAAAATCCTGGTCGTTGA
- a CDS encoding ATP-binding protein: MKKYFNSRLLIIILILLIIGVIAQTVWLHKQLNELAGKYYLVGREGYAVLYDLKSLEKLVVDMETGVRGYLLTGDRRYLEPYYEARQEIKDCFSKLKELMAGDSGFLASLDKINYEISSWITLIVEPAIAQRQGMAPEATVKSLAAAVDFAGSKKVMDALRDDFDELERIIQGYREQQVQAMQSMHQRLAVHTLVATVVFLIVIGVLGWMLFIKTRQIERQNLDLIDREKKLQQAVRELVAASQMKSEFLANMSHELRTPLNAIIGFAQVLQKQYYGTLTEKQSKYIDYILTSGQHLLSLINDVLDLSKIEAGKLELDLSTFSLQKLLQNSLIMVKEKAARHRLEITLQVDPDIPELTADERKVKQIVYNLLSNAVKFTPDGGKITIQARLLGGDQVQVSVADTGIGIAPEDQERIFEAFVQGDGSYTRQYEGTGLGLALVRRLVELHGGRVWVESAGLGKGSTFYFTLPVQAETGEQR; encoded by the coding sequence ATGAAAAAGTACTTTAATTCACGGTTGCTGATTATTATTCTAATACTTTTAATCATCGGCGTCATAGCCCAGACTGTCTGGCTACATAAACAGCTAAATGAACTGGCCGGGAAGTATTACCTGGTGGGCCGGGAAGGTTACGCGGTCCTCTACGATCTGAAAAGCCTTGAAAAGCTGGTCGTGGACATGGAAACCGGTGTACGGGGCTACCTCCTAACCGGCGACCGCAGGTATCTTGAGCCTTATTATGAAGCCCGGCAGGAAATTAAGGATTGCTTCAGTAAATTAAAAGAGCTCATGGCCGGGGATAGCGGTTTCCTGGCCTCCCTTGACAAAATTAATTACGAAATTAGTAGCTGGATTACCCTGATTGTTGAACCGGCCATTGCCCAACGGCAGGGAATGGCTCCGGAAGCAACAGTAAAATCGCTGGCTGCGGCAGTCGATTTTGCCGGGAGCAAAAAAGTGATGGACGCCCTGCGGGATGATTTTGATGAATTAGAAAGGATTATTCAGGGTTACCGGGAGCAACAGGTGCAGGCCATGCAGTCCATGCATCAACGCCTTGCCGTCCATACTCTGGTTGCAACGGTAGTATTCCTGATTGTAATTGGCGTGCTGGGGTGGATGCTTTTTATCAAGACACGGCAAATAGAAAGGCAAAACCTCGATTTAATTGATAGAGAAAAGAAGCTCCAGCAGGCCGTGCGGGAACTTGTTGCCGCCTCCCAGATGAAATCCGAGTTCCTGGCCAATATGAGCCATGAATTGCGCACGCCCCTGAACGCCATTATCGGCTTTGCCCAGGTATTGCAGAAGCAATACTATGGGACCTTAACTGAAAAACAAAGCAAGTATATCGATTACATTTTAACCAGCGGCCAGCATCTGTTAAGCTTGATCAACGACGTCCTTGACCTGTCAAAGATCGAAGCCGGCAAACTGGAATTAGACCTGTCTACCTTCTCCCTGCAAAAATTGCTGCAGAACAGCTTGATTATGGTGAAAGAGAAGGCGGCGCGGCACCGGCTGGAGATTACTTTACAGGTCGACCCGGACATACCGGAACTTACCGCCGACGAGCGTAAAGTCAAGCAGATTGTTTATAACCTCCTGAGCAATGCCGTCAAATTTACCCCCGACGGCGGCAAGATTACCATCCAGGCCCGGCTCCTGGGCGGTGATCAGGTACAAGTGAGCGTCGCCGATACGGGCATCGGCATCGCGCCGGAAGACCAGGAGAGGATTTTCGAGGCTTTCGTCCAGGGCGATGGCAGTTATACCCGGCAGTACGAAGGGACAGGGTTGGGGCTGGCCTTGGTCCGCCGCCTGGTTGAACTGCATGGGGGCAGAGTATGGGTGGAAAGCGCCGGCCTTGGTAAAGGCAGCACCTTCTATTTTACCCTGCCGGTGCAAGCGGAAACGGGGGAGCAAAGATAA
- a CDS encoding PepSY domain-containing protein has translation MNKKLLASLTTGVMLLGAVAGMGVFYNQPAKAAITPLPAVVQSASPVSTAPATGHQQTPDNQQPAYNASIKVANPQNDTDTEVNDANEKQGEAAESQALQAKAKITADAAKDAALKAVPGTVKKVSLDNENGNLVYSVEVQTAGGIVDVKVDAGNGQVLARDNGRDGEKGRLEEGRHSVDNDNIQQEE, from the coding sequence ATGAACAAAAAATTGCTTGCCTCGCTAACGACAGGAGTGATGTTGCTGGGCGCGGTCGCAGGTATGGGCGTATTTTACAACCAGCCCGCAAAAGCGGCTATTACTCCCCTCCCGGCCGTAGTCCAGAGTGCCTCCCCAGTCAGTACAGCGCCGGCAACCGGCCACCAGCAGACGCCAGACAACCAGCAGCCGGCATACAACGCCAGCATCAAAGTAGCCAACCCGCAAAATGACACCGATACCGAAGTTAACGACGCTAATGAAAAACAGGGCGAAGCCGCCGAAAGCCAGGCCCTGCAGGCTAAAGCTAAGATTACCGCTGACGCCGCCAAGGATGCCGCCTTGAAGGCAGTGCCGGGAACGGTGAAAAAAGTTTCCCTGGACAACGAAAATGGCAACCTGGTCTACAGCGTAGAAGTCCAGACTGCCGGCGGTATAGTAGATGTAAAGGTGGATGCCGGCAACGGCCAAGTGCTGGCCCGGGATAATGGCAGGGACGGTGAAAAAGGACGGTTGGAAGAGGGACGTCACAGCGTAGACAATGATAATATTCAGCAGGAAGAGTAA